One segment of Terriglobia bacterium DNA contains the following:
- the pheT gene encoding phenylalanine--tRNA ligase subunit beta, with protein MKFSYNWLRELVPGLKMDVTTLAQQITMKTAECEGVHDPGAFAGASVAAVASAENSEPDSIIEIDNKSLTNRPDLWGHLGMAREVAAIAGLSVADPVADLPSAASKSDLSITIEDANLCARFSGQRVENVKVAPSPLWMQYRLNSLGVNPINNLVDVTNYVLCELGQPMHAYDADLLGDTIIVRAALKGESILALNGEKYSLSPEDIVIADAQKPVGIAGIIGGNDTAIRPTTKRIVLEAASFPASNVRKSSSRLKLRTDASMRFEKGQDPENTVRALARAVELLKQISPGSQAAPPIDVYARKSTPPKIQLDIDWAERKLGRKLSTEEVVNIFKSLVFGVDVVDQRKLLLTVPSWRATKDISIPEDLVEEIGRMVGYASIVPQAPAVLAAPTPRNLDHEQHRAIRAAMVGQGFTEVSNYSFISEVDAAIFPSWTGRLLQVANPIVAEQKYMRPSLLHGILRNLTNNSRFFTDFRLFEIGRVYSKGNDGAPKERTHLMAAIYGRETNGANLLEMKRVVQYVATGARIVPAKAHGKIMHPERAAHVEVGGQRVGDLYELHPGLLDRGRAAILDLDLDALQVLPSQRAPYRPLRRFPTSSFDLSIVAPAHTLVADLENKLRHFAGESLVALQFLLIFPLPPDKKSVSFRLTLGADDRTLTAEEVTRTRGEVVEGIKAAGYDLRE; from the coding sequence ATGAAGTTTTCTTACAATTGGCTTCGCGAGCTTGTCCCCGGCCTGAAAATGGACGTGACCACGCTTGCCCAGCAGATCACCATGAAGACGGCCGAGTGTGAAGGCGTGCACGATCCCGGCGCTTTCGCCGGCGCAAGCGTTGCCGCGGTTGCCAGCGCGGAAAACTCCGAGCCCGATTCCATTATTGAGATTGACAACAAGTCTCTTACAAACCGCCCTGATCTCTGGGGACACTTGGGCATGGCGCGCGAAGTTGCCGCCATCGCCGGCTTGAGCGTTGCCGATCCTGTGGCCGATCTGCCCTCAGCGGCGAGCAAAAGCGATCTCTCCATCACGATTGAAGATGCCAATCTCTGCGCGCGCTTCAGTGGCCAGCGAGTGGAGAACGTAAAAGTCGCGCCTTCGCCGCTGTGGATGCAGTATCGCCTCAACTCGCTAGGCGTGAATCCCATCAACAATCTTGTTGACGTAACGAACTATGTGCTCTGCGAACTGGGCCAGCCCATGCATGCCTACGACGCCGATCTGCTGGGCGATACCATCATTGTCCGCGCCGCGCTTAAAGGTGAGTCGATTCTTGCACTGAATGGCGAAAAGTATTCGCTCAGCCCAGAAGACATCGTCATTGCCGACGCGCAAAAGCCCGTGGGCATTGCCGGAATTATCGGAGGTAATGATACGGCGATTCGCCCGACGACCAAGCGCATCGTGCTTGAGGCAGCGTCATTCCCCGCTTCCAATGTTCGCAAGTCTTCTTCGCGGCTCAAGCTGCGGACAGATGCTTCCATGCGCTTTGAGAAAGGACAGGACCCGGAGAACACTGTTCGCGCTTTAGCACGCGCGGTTGAATTGCTGAAACAGATTTCACCCGGATCGCAGGCCGCGCCGCCTATTGACGTTTACGCGCGTAAATCCACGCCGCCTAAAATCCAGCTCGATATCGATTGGGCCGAGCGGAAGCTTGGCCGCAAGCTATCGACGGAAGAAGTCGTCAATATTTTCAAATCGCTCGTCTTCGGCGTGGACGTGGTCGATCAGCGCAAGCTTCTGCTTACCGTTCCCAGTTGGCGGGCCACGAAAGATATTTCCATTCCTGAAGATCTGGTGGAAGAAATTGGACGCATGGTCGGATACGCTTCCATCGTCCCGCAGGCTCCGGCGGTCCTTGCTGCTCCTACGCCGCGCAATCTCGACCATGAACAGCACCGAGCCATTCGCGCCGCTATGGTTGGGCAGGGATTCACTGAGGTCTCCAACTACTCTTTTATCTCTGAGGTAGATGCGGCTATTTTTCCTTCATGGACTGGCAGGCTGCTTCAAGTCGCAAATCCAATTGTTGCGGAGCAGAAATACATGCGGCCTAGCCTGCTGCACGGAATTCTCCGTAATCTGACCAACAACAGCCGTTTTTTTACTGACTTCCGCCTGTTCGAAATCGGCCGCGTTTATAGCAAGGGCAATGACGGTGCACCGAAAGAACGGACGCATCTAATGGCCGCGATTTATGGCCGCGAAACCAATGGCGCCAACCTGCTGGAAATGAAACGCGTCGTCCAATATGTCGCTACGGGAGCGAGGATCGTGCCAGCAAAGGCGCATGGCAAGATCATGCATCCGGAGCGCGCGGCGCATGTTGAAGTCGGCGGCCAGCGGGTGGGCGATCTCTACGAACTGCATCCCGGACTGCTTGACCGAGGGCGCGCGGCCATTCTCGATCTTGATCTGGACGCGCTACAAGTGCTGCCGTCTCAGCGTGCGCCGTATCGTCCACTGCGCCGCTTCCCCACCAGCAGCTTCGATCTTTCGATTGTGGCGCCAGCGCACACGCTGGTGGCCGATCTGGAAAACAAGCTGCGGCATTTTGCGGGGGAAAGCTTGGTCGCTCTCCAATTCCTGCTGATCTTCCCGCTGCCGCCGGACAAAAAGAGCGTGTCTTTCCGTCTGACCCTCGGGGCGGATGATCGCACGCTGACCGCCGAAGAGGTTACACGTACTCGCGGAGAAGTTGTGGAAGGAATCAAAGCGGCGGGGTATGATTTGCGGGAATAA
- the pheS gene encoding phenylalanine--tRNA ligase subunit alpha has translation MLYFRITHARARTLLTNPIQTIKNLTQSALGDINAAATLADLEKVRVAVLGRKGELAGISKTFGAMAPEDRAKAGQLLNEAKATLEKSFEDRKASLEGSEADQRFKAEWIDLTVPPQGIAPGHIHPVTQVQDEIEQLFTSMGFRVLDGPEVETDYYNFDALNIPADHPARDMQDTFWMTDGHLLRTHTSPVQVRALQKYGAPMRMIAPGRVFRNEEVDASHEHTFYQVEGMMVDRDVSVSHLIYFMQTLLSSVFGRKVTVRLRPGYFPFVEPGFELDIQCLICGGNGCAVCKQSGWVELLPCGLVHPNVISNCGLDPQEWNGFAFGLGLTRLAMMRYAIDDIRLLQSGDLRFLNQF, from the coding sequence ATGTTATATTTTAGGATTACTCATGCGCGAGCGCGGACACTCTTGACGAATCCAATCCAGACCATCAAAAACCTGACCCAATCGGCCCTGGGCGATATCAATGCCGCCGCCACGCTGGCCGATCTGGAGAAGGTCCGCGTCGCCGTGCTAGGGCGCAAAGGCGAGCTCGCCGGAATCAGCAAGACGTTTGGCGCGATGGCGCCCGAAGATCGCGCCAAGGCTGGCCAGCTATTGAATGAAGCCAAGGCCACGCTGGAAAAATCTTTTGAAGATCGCAAAGCGTCGCTTGAAGGATCGGAAGCTGACCAGCGTTTCAAGGCCGAATGGATTGACCTGACAGTTCCGCCGCAGGGCATTGCGCCGGGGCACATTCATCCTGTAACGCAGGTGCAGGACGAGATTGAGCAGCTCTTCACCTCAATGGGATTCCGCGTGCTCGATGGGCCTGAGGTGGAAACCGACTATTACAACTTTGACGCGCTGAATATTCCGGCTGACCATCCGGCGCGCGACATGCAGGACACTTTCTGGATGACCGATGGCCATCTGCTGCGCACCCACACCTCGCCGGTGCAGGTGCGGGCGTTGCAGAAATATGGCGCGCCCATGCGGATGATTGCGCCCGGACGCGTGTTCCGTAATGAAGAAGTGGACGCATCGCACGAGCACACGTTTTACCAGGTTGAGGGCATGATGGTGGACCGCGACGTTTCCGTGAGCCACCTGATTTATTTCATGCAGACGCTGCTTAGCTCGGTCTTTGGCCGCAAAGTAACGGTGCGCCTGCGCCCCGGCTACTTCCCTTTTGTGGAGCCCGGTTTTGAGCTCGATATCCAATGCCTGATCTGCGGCGGCAACGGCTGCGCCGTGTGCAAGCAGAGCGGATGGGTGGAGCTGCTGCCGTGCGGGCTGGTGCATCCCAACGTGATCAGCAATTGCGGGCTCGATCCGCAGGAGTGGAACGGATTTGCGTTTGGCCTGGGCCTGACGCGCCTGGCCATGATGCGCTATGCCATTGACGATATACGCCTGCTGCAAAGCGGCGATCTGCGTTTCCTGAACCAATTTTGA
- a CDS encoding SEC-C domain-containing protein, which yields MNGSRHDRRRQRKLERTRECPCGSGKIFKKCCGAKTSNSTRDAPAPISLNTSNNRTIMGLSGEPGHLHVINQFKGDDPRNHAPLQGSPGQYTVTFVLNRPGYNLQAENQFSFATGLEGDSHLAVTKPAFVPPGNPEADRIKIYGQTEDGKFVFTGYPNKRGFLGKLISDSFEALSRNDAQQKAFRALAPSLSSWSAHLDIPLKIYQVDTLEITTGNSQMSYSNPFWEAPFAIMPTAELKAELRGYAGLYREALGSSSNVYTFLCFFKIIEGLRARRKRLERQAKKTGTAITLPNEVLPTNADDVRKWLNAIFPIRFEWSALALDSAVPPEVRGQQVSTVIESTLDPLRDNVAHALLSNKGELTMSADELLHVQQVNKWLALTKCISRRMLKNDFPAEYLPYLKEDGAVVVNS from the coding sequence ATGAATGGTTCTCGTCACGATAGACGTCGACAACGCAAATTAGAACGTACACGCGAGTGTCCATGTGGAAGCGGCAAGATATTCAAAAAATGTTGCGGTGCAAAGACATCGAATAGCACGCGAGATGCCCCTGCACCAATATCTCTGAATACTTCTAACAACCGAACAATTATGGGCTTGTCAGGAGAGCCAGGCCATCTGCACGTTATCAACCAATTCAAAGGGGATGATCCTCGAAATCATGCGCCGCTTCAGGGTAGCCCTGGCCAATATACCGTCACATTTGTGTTGAATAGGCCTGGCTACAATTTACAAGCAGAAAACCAGTTTTCATTCGCAACCGGTCTTGAAGGTGATTCACATCTTGCGGTCACAAAACCAGCTTTTGTACCGCCGGGCAACCCAGAGGCAGATCGAATCAAGATTTATGGTCAAACTGAGGATGGCAAATTCGTCTTCACTGGATATCCAAACAAACGCGGGTTTCTTGGAAAATTGATATCTGATTCTTTCGAGGCACTTAGCCGCAATGATGCACAACAAAAGGCTTTTCGGGCTTTAGCTCCCAGTTTAAGCAGTTGGTCGGCACACCTCGACATACCACTCAAGATTTACCAAGTTGACACTTTAGAAATTACGACAGGGAATTCTCAAATGAGCTACTCAAATCCTTTTTGGGAAGCGCCATTTGCGATCATGCCTACTGCTGAATTAAAAGCTGAATTAAGGGGATATGCGGGCCTTTATAGAGAAGCATTGGGTTCGAGCAGCAATGTCTACACATTTTTGTGTTTTTTTAAAATCATCGAAGGACTTCGCGCAAGAAGGAAAAGGCTTGAGCGACAGGCCAAGAAAACAGGAACAGCTATAACGCTACCTAACGAAGTCTTACCGACTAATGCAGACGATGTCCGAAAGTGGCTGAATGCTATTTTCCCTATTCGGTTCGAATGGAGTGCTCTAGCTTTAGATTCTGCAGTGCCTCCAGAAGTGCGTGGTCAACAAGTCTCCACAGTGATTGAAAGCACTTTGGATCCACTTCGAGACAATGTTGCTCATGCTCTCCTGTCAAATAAAGGGGAACTCACGATGAGTGCTGATGAATTACTGCATGTTCAACAGGTTAACAAATGGCTTGCGCTTACAAAGTGTATTTCAAGACGAATGCTAAAAAATGATTTCCCCGCCGAATATCTACCGTATTTGAAAGAAGATGGGGCAGTTGTTGTAAA